The following proteins come from a genomic window of Denitromonas sp.:
- a CDS encoding iron ABC transporter permease: MFFARRSAFLTLACLLIGSVGAFLLALRAGSLDAGWGDVFAVLGGQADGTLGTVIRELRLPRAVAAFTSGALLALAGALMQVLLRNPLADPYVLGISGGAAVGALSAILLGAATWLVDGAAFAGAALAMLVVFGLSRGDGSWTQSRLLLTGVIVAAGCGAVVVFMLVMATDTRVQSMLFWLTGDVSGASRPWPALAVLVVGVLATLPFARDLNVLARGELGARALGVRTRRLRLLVYLLASLLTATAVTLVGLVGFVGLIVPHLVRLATGNDQRILLPAAALAGGGLLMLADTAARTLVAPIQLPVGVLTAMIGVPVFLFLLVRHPR; the protein is encoded by the coding sequence ATGTTCTTTGCCCGACGATCCGCCTTCCTGACGCTCGCCTGTCTCCTGATCGGGAGTGTCGGCGCGTTTCTGCTCGCCTTGCGCGCGGGCAGCCTGGACGCCGGCTGGGGCGATGTGTTCGCCGTGCTGGGCGGGCAGGCCGACGGCACGCTGGGCACCGTCATCCGCGAACTGCGCCTGCCGCGTGCGGTGGCCGCCTTCACCAGCGGCGCCTTGCTGGCCTTGGCCGGTGCGCTGATGCAGGTGCTGCTGCGCAATCCGCTGGCCGACCCCTATGTGCTGGGTATCTCCGGCGGCGCGGCGGTCGGGGCGTTGTCGGCGATTTTGCTTGGCGCGGCCACCTGGCTGGTGGACGGCGCGGCCTTTGCCGGTGCGGCGCTGGCCATGCTGGTGGTGTTCGGGCTGTCGCGCGGCGACGGCTCGTGGACGCAATCCCGGTTGCTGCTCACCGGCGTCATCGTCGCCGCCGGCTGTGGTGCGGTGGTGGTGTTCATGCTGGTGATGGCGACCGACACGCGGGTGCAGTCGATGCTGTTCTGGCTCACCGGCGATGTGTCCGGGGCGTCGCGGCCGTGGCCGGCGTTGGCGGTGCTGGTCGTCGGTGTGCTGGCGACGCTGCCGTTTGCGCGTGACCTGAATGTGCTGGCGCGCGGCGAGCTGGGTGCGCGCGCGCTTGGCGTGCGCACTCGCCGCCTGCGGTTGCTGGTGTATCTGCTGGCTTCGCTGCTCACCGCCACCGCGGTGACGCTGGTCGGGCTGGTGGGCTTTGTCGGGCTGATCGTGCCGCATCTGGTGCGCCTGGCCACGGGCAATGACCAGCGCATCCTGCTGCCGGCGGCGGCGCTGGCCGGTGGCGGCTTGCTGATGCTGGCCGACACCGCGGCGCGCACGCTGGTCGCGCCCATCCAGCTGCCGGTCGGCGTGCTGACCGCGATGATCGGCGTGCCGGTGTTCCTGTTCCTGCTGGTGCGGCACCCGCGATGA
- a CDS encoding urease accessory protein UreF → MSLARIRLLQLSSPTLPVGAYTYSQGLEWAAEAGTVTDEASASAWIGGLMRSAVARFEAPLTARLLAAWTAGDDTTVARLNADFLASRESAELRAETVQMGYSLVRLLRDLPAFRAVPGRVERLDAIDTPAFPTAWTAAASAWQIPAREALPAYLWAWLENQVMAAIKVVPLGQSAGQRLLATLGEDIPALARAALSCPEDDWSNFTPGLALASCQHETQYSRLFRS, encoded by the coding sequence ATGAGCCTGGCCCGCATCCGCCTCCTGCAGTTGAGCTCACCGACCCTGCCGGTGGGCGCCTACACCTATTCGCAAGGCCTGGAATGGGCAGCCGAGGCCGGCACCGTCACCGATGAGGCCAGCGCCAGCGCGTGGATCGGCGGCCTCATGCGCAGCGCGGTGGCGCGCTTCGAAGCCCCCCTCACCGCCCGCCTGCTGGCCGCCTGGACCGCCGGCGACGACACCACCGTGGCGCGGCTCAACGCCGACTTTCTGGCCAGCCGCGAGAGCGCCGAGCTGCGCGCCGAGACCGTGCAGATGGGCTACTCGCTGGTGCGCCTGCTGCGCGACCTGCCCGCCTTCCGTGCCGTGCCCGGCCGGGTCGAGCGGCTCGACGCCATCGACACCCCGGCCTTCCCCACCGCGTGGACGGCCGCCGCCAGCGCCTGGCAGATTCCCGCCCGCGAAGCGCTGCCCGCCTATCTGTGGGCCTGGCTGGAGAACCAGGTGATGGCGGCGATCAAGGTGGTGCCGCTCGGCCAGTCGGCCGGCCAGCGCCTGCTGGCCACGCTCGGCGAAGACATCCCCGCCCTGGCCCGCGCGGCCCTGAGCTGCCCCGAAGACGACTGGAGCAACTTCACCCCCGGGCTCGCACTGGCCAGCTGCCAGCACGAGACCCAATACTCCCGACTGTTCAGATCCTGA
- a CDS encoding urease subunit gamma, whose product MELTPREKDKLLIFTAGLLAERRLARGLRLNYPEAVAYLSAAILEGARDGRTVAELMSHGTTLLGREQVMDGVPEMIPEIQVEATFPDGTKLVTVHNPIL is encoded by the coding sequence ATGGAACTGACGCCCCGCGAGAAGGACAAGCTGCTCATCTTCACCGCCGGCCTGCTGGCCGAACGCCGGCTGGCGCGCGGCCTGCGGCTGAACTACCCGGAAGCGGTCGCCTACCTGTCGGCCGCCATCCTCGAAGGCGCACGCGATGGCCGCACGGTGGCAGAGCTGATGAGCCATGGCACCACGCTGCTGGGCCGCGAGCAGGTGATGGACGGCGTGCCGGAGATGATTCCGGAGATCCAGGTCGAGGCGACCTTTCCCGACGGCACCAAGCTGGTGACCGTCCACAACCCGATCCTCTAG
- the ureC gene encoding urease subunit alpha, with the protein MPAKISRHAYAEMFGPTVGDRVRLADTELWIEVEKDYTIHGEEVKFGGGKVIRDGMGQSQRLSAEVADTVITNALILDHWGIVKADIGIKGGRISAIGKAGNPDIQPGVTIPIGPGTEIIAGEGNIVTAGGIDAHIHFICPQQIEEALMSGVTTMLGGGTGPATGTYATTCTPGPWHIHRMMQAADAFPMNLGFLGKGNASLPGALEEQVAAGAIGLKLHEDWGTTPAAIDTCLAVAEAMDVQVAIHTDTLNESGFVEHTAAAFKDRCIHTFHTEGAGGGHAPDIIKLASLPNVLPSSTNPTRPYTVNTIDEHLDMLMVCHHLDPAIAEDVAFAESRIRRETIAAEDILHDLGAFSMMSSDSQAMGRVGEVIIRTWQTAHKMKVQRGALAEDTARHDNFRAKRYIAKYTINPAISHGISHLVGSIEPGKLADLVVWKPAFFGVKPSLILKGGMIAAAAMGDPNASIPTPQPVHYRPMFGSYGGGLKTALTFTSQAALAQGTLDGLGLTRPLEAVRNIRSVRKTDMVHNAWMPKLEVDPETYEVRADGQLLTCAPADILPMAQRYFLF; encoded by the coding sequence ATGCCTGCAAAAATCTCCCGCCATGCCTACGCCGAAATGTTCGGCCCCACCGTCGGCGACCGGGTCCGCCTGGCCGACACCGAACTGTGGATCGAGGTCGAGAAGGACTACACCATCCATGGCGAAGAGGTGAAGTTCGGCGGCGGCAAGGTGATCCGCGACGGCATGGGCCAGAGCCAGCGCCTCTCGGCCGAGGTGGCCGACACGGTGATCACCAACGCGCTGATCCTCGACCACTGGGGCATCGTCAAGGCCGACATCGGCATCAAGGGCGGGCGCATCAGCGCCATCGGCAAGGCCGGCAACCCCGACATCCAGCCCGGCGTGACGATCCCCATCGGGCCGGGCACCGAGATCATCGCCGGCGAGGGCAACATCGTCACCGCCGGCGGCATCGATGCGCACATCCACTTCATCTGCCCGCAGCAGATCGAAGAAGCGCTGATGAGCGGCGTCACCACCATGCTCGGCGGCGGCACCGGCCCGGCGACGGGCACCTATGCCACCACCTGCACGCCGGGCCCCTGGCATATCCACCGGATGATGCAGGCCGCCGACGCCTTTCCGATGAACCTCGGTTTTCTCGGCAAGGGCAACGCCTCGCTGCCCGGCGCGCTGGAGGAGCAGGTGGCCGCCGGCGCCATCGGCCTCAAGCTGCATGAAGACTGGGGCACCACCCCGGCGGCCATCGACACCTGCCTGGCGGTGGCCGAGGCGATGGACGTGCAGGTGGCGATCCACACCGACACGCTGAACGAATCGGGCTTTGTCGAGCACACCGCGGCGGCGTTCAAGGACCGCTGCATCCACACCTTCCACACCGAAGGCGCCGGCGGCGGCCATGCGCCGGACATCATCAAGCTGGCTTCACTCCCCAACGTGCTGCCCAGCTCGACCAACCCGACCCGGCCGTACACGGTCAACACCATCGACGAGCACCTCGACATGCTGATGGTATGCCACCACCTCGACCCGGCGATTGCCGAGGACGTGGCCTTTGCCGAGTCGCGCATCCGCCGCGAGACCATCGCCGCCGAAGACATCCTGCACGACCTGGGCGCCTTCTCGATGATGAGCTCCGACAGCCAGGCCATGGGCCGCGTCGGCGAAGTCATCATCCGCACCTGGCAGACCGCCCACAAGATGAAGGTGCAGCGCGGCGCGCTGGCCGAGGACACGGCGCGGCACGACAACTTCCGCGCCAAGCGCTACATCGCCAAATACACCATCAACCCGGCCATCAGCCATGGCATCAGCCACCTCGTCGGCTCCATCGAGCCGGGCAAGCTGGCCGACCTGGTGGTGTGGAAGCCGGCCTTCTTCGGCGTCAAGCCCAGCCTGATCCTCAAGGGCGGCATGATCGCCGCCGCCGCGATGGGCGACCCCAACGCCTCGATCCCCACGCCGCAGCCGGTGCACTACCGGCCGATGTTCGGCAGCTACGGCGGCGGGCTGAAAACCGCGCTCACCTTCACCTCGCAGGCCGCGCTGGCGCAGGGCACGCTCGACGGCCTGGGCCTCACCCGCCCGCTCGAGGCGGTGCGCAACATCCGCAGCGTGCGCAAGACCGACATGGTGCACAACGCCTGGATGCCCAAACTCGAGGTCGATCCGGAAACCTACGAGGTGCGCGCCGACGGTCAGTTGCTGACCTGCGCACCGGCCGACATCCTGCCCATGGCGCAACGCTATTTCCTGTTCTGA
- the urtE gene encoding urea ABC transporter ATP-binding subunit UrtE produces MLTVDNLNQYYGGSHILRNLGFEVPMGKVTCLLGRNGVGKTTLLKTLMGLVPSATGSIRLEAGGTTHDLTRTPSYARVKAGIGYVPQGREIFPRLTVEENLHMGLATCSARTPLPDRIFEMFPVLLQMMRRRGGDLSGGQQQQLAIGRALAMGPKLLILDEPTEGIQPSIIKDIERAIRTLAATGEMAILLVEQYYDFAESLADHYLLMERGEIIMRGRGDEMVAHGVREALSV; encoded by the coding sequence ATGCTCACCGTCGACAATCTCAACCAGTACTACGGCGGCAGCCACATCCTGCGCAACCTCGGTTTCGAAGTGCCGATGGGCAAGGTCACCTGCCTGCTCGGGCGCAACGGCGTCGGCAAGACCACGCTGCTCAAGACGCTGATGGGGCTGGTGCCCAGCGCCACCGGCAGCATCCGGCTCGAGGCCGGCGGCACCACGCACGATCTCACCCGCACACCGTCTTACGCCCGGGTCAAGGCCGGCATCGGCTATGTGCCGCAGGGGCGCGAGATATTTCCGCGGCTCACCGTTGAAGAGAACCTGCACATGGGCCTGGCCACCTGCTCGGCCCGCACGCCCCTGCCCGACCGCATCTTCGAGATGTTCCCGGTGCTGCTGCAGATGATGCGCCGGCGCGGTGGCGACCTCTCCGGCGGCCAGCAGCAACAACTGGCTATCGGCCGTGCGCTGGCCATGGGGCCGAAGCTGCTGATCCTCGACGAGCCCACCGAGGGCATCCAGCCCTCCATCATCAAGGACATCGAACGCGCCATCCGCACCCTCGCCGCCACCGGCGAGATGGCCATCCTGCTGGTCGAGCAGTACTACGACTTCGCCGAATCGCTGGCCGACCACTACCTGCTGATGGAGCGCGGCGAAATCATCATGCGCGGCCGCGGTGACGAGATGGTGGCGCACGGCGTGCGCGAGGCCTTGTCGGTGTGA
- the cobA gene encoding uroporphyrinogen-III C-methyltransferase: protein MRKVIDNPARPGWVYLVGAGPGDAELLTLKAARLLAEADVVVYDNLVGPDVLALLPDTAEQRYVGKKAADHALPQEQICALLVALAREGKRVVRLKGGDPYIFGRGGEEAEALVEAGVPFEVVPGITAASGVSAYTGIPLTHREHVQSVVFATGYGKEGAIDLDWPALARPNQTVVIYMGVSRIGEICRELIGHGLSPDTPAAMVRHGTLPAQRVITATLADLDEKAAAANIKPPALMLVGTVITLADKLSWFQGAATDRE, encoded by the coding sequence ATGCGTAAAGTGATCGACAATCCCGCGCGTCCCGGCTGGGTGTATCTGGTCGGTGCCGGCCCCGGCGATGCCGAGTTGCTGACCCTGAAGGCGGCGCGCCTGCTGGCCGAGGCCGATGTGGTGGTCTACGACAACCTCGTCGGCCCGGATGTGCTGGCCCTGCTGCCCGACACCGCCGAGCAGCGCTATGTCGGCAAGAAGGCGGCCGACCACGCCCTGCCGCAGGAACAGATCTGTGCCCTGCTGGTGGCGCTGGCACGCGAAGGCAAGCGGGTGGTGCGGCTCAAGGGCGGCGATCCGTACATCTTCGGCCGTGGTGGCGAGGAGGCCGAGGCGCTGGTCGAGGCCGGCGTGCCCTTCGAAGTGGTGCCCGGCATCACCGCCGCCTCCGGCGTGTCGGCCTACACCGGCATTCCGCTCACCCACCGCGAGCATGTGCAGAGCGTGGTGTTTGCCACCGGCTACGGCAAGGAGGGGGCGATTGACCTCGACTGGCCGGCGCTGGCGCGGCCGAACCAGACCGTGGTGATCTACATGGGTGTGTCGCGCATTGGCGAGATCTGCCGCGAGCTGATCGGCCACGGCCTGTCGCCCGACACCCCCGCGGCCATGGTGCGCCACGGCACGCTGCCGGCGCAGCGGGTGATCACCGCCACGCTGGCGGACCTGGACGAGAAGGCGGCTGCGGCGAACATCAAGCCGCCGGCACTGATGCTGGTCGGGACGGTGATCACCCTGGCCGACAAGCTGTCGTGGTTCCAGGGCGCGGCGACCGATCGCGAGTGA
- the ureE gene encoding urease accessory protein UreE, translating into MLLIEHRYTGTDESTKTLTLNFDQRTKSRLRTTLDSGEDAGLFLPRGTILRGGDRLLASDGDIVEVCSSPEALIEARCENLLDLARAAYHLGNRHVPVQVGGDMRGGWLRLADDHVLADMLAGLGCMLSRLEAPFEPEAGAYGGGHSHAGDEPPAERRGPRIHEYRTAP; encoded by the coding sequence ATGCTGCTGATCGAACACCGCTACACCGGCACCGACGAGAGCACCAAGACGCTGACGCTGAACTTCGACCAGCGCACCAAGAGCCGCCTGCGCACCACGCTCGACAGCGGCGAGGACGCCGGCCTGTTCCTGCCGCGCGGCACCATCCTGCGCGGCGGCGACCGCCTGCTGGCCAGCGACGGCGACATCGTCGAAGTGTGTTCGTCACCCGAGGCATTGATCGAGGCGCGCTGCGAGAACCTGCTCGACCTCGCCCGCGCCGCCTACCACCTGGGCAACCGCCATGTGCCGGTGCAGGTCGGTGGCGACATGCGCGGCGGCTGGCTGCGCCTGGCCGATGACCATGTGCTGGCCGACATGCTCGCCGGCCTGGGCTGCATGCTGAGCCGCCTCGAGGCACCCTTCGAGCCCGAAGCCGGTGCCTACGGCGGCGGCCACTCGCACGCCGGCGACGAGCCCCCCGCCGAGCGCCGCGGCCCGCGCATCCACGAGTACCGCACCGCGCCATGA
- the ureG gene encoding urease accessory protein UreG produces MNPAKKPPLRVGIGGPVGSGKTALTLALCCALREHYNIAVVTNDIYTAEDAQFLVRNEALEPERIIGVETGGCPHTAIREDASINLEAVDRLNQRFPGLDVIFVESGGDNLAATFSPELSDLTLYVIDVSAGDKIPRKGGPGITKSDLLVINKIDLAPLVGASLEVMDRDARKMRGARPFIFSNLKSGQGLSEIIDFIKTEGLLESPAAA; encoded by the coding sequence ATGAACCCTGCAAAAAAGCCCCCCCTGCGCGTTGGCATCGGCGGCCCGGTCGGCTCCGGCAAGACCGCCCTCACCCTCGCCCTGTGCTGCGCCCTGCGCGAGCACTACAACATCGCCGTGGTCACCAACGACATCTACACCGCCGAGGACGCCCAGTTCCTGGTGCGCAACGAAGCGCTCGAACCGGAGCGCATCATCGGCGTCGAGACCGGCGGCTGCCCGCACACCGCGATCCGCGAAGACGCCTCGATCAACCTCGAAGCGGTCGACCGGCTCAACCAGCGCTTTCCGGGGCTGGACGTGATCTTCGTCGAGTCCGGCGGCGACAACCTGGCCGCCACCTTCTCGCCCGAGCTGTCCGACCTCACGCTGTACGTGATCGACGTGTCGGCCGGCGACAAGATCCCGCGCAAGGGCGGGCCGGGCATCACCAAGAGCGACCTGCTGGTGATCAACAAGATCGACCTCGCGCCGCTGGTCGGCGCCAGCCTGGAGGTGATGGACCGCGACGCGCGCAAGATGCGCGGCGCGCGCCCCTTCATTTTCAGCAACCTCAAGTCCGGCCAGGGCCTGAGCGAAATCATCGACTTCATCAAGACCGAGGGCCTGCTGGAATCGCCAGCTGCCGCCTGA
- the cobO gene encoding cob(I)yrinic acid a,c-diamide adenosyltransferase, with the protein MTDTPERDARHNARMARKKAVVDEKIAAADTARGVLLVNTGNGKGKSSAGFGLVARALGHGMQVGVVQFIKGRSDTGEEAFFRQQPRVQWHVMGDGFTWETQDRARDVASAEAAWAVAKQLLENPAVGLVVLDELNIALKYGYLDVNTVVADLLARPVDQHVVVTGRAAPPELVAAADTVTEMGLTKHAFAAGIQAMAGMEF; encoded by the coding sequence ATGACCGATACCCCCGAGCGCGACGCGCGCCACAATGCCCGGATGGCCCGCAAGAAGGCCGTCGTCGACGAAAAGATCGCTGCCGCCGACACCGCCCGCGGCGTGCTGCTGGTCAATACCGGCAACGGCAAGGGCAAGTCCAGCGCCGGTTTCGGCCTCGTGGCCCGGGCCCTGGGCCACGGCATGCAGGTGGGGGTGGTGCAGTTCATCAAGGGGCGCTCCGACACCGGCGAGGAGGCTTTCTTTCGCCAGCAGCCGCGGGTGCAATGGCATGTGATGGGCGATGGTTTTACCTGGGAGACCCAGGATCGCGCCCGCGATGTGGCCAGCGCCGAGGCGGCCTGGGCCGTCGCCAAACAGTTGCTCGAGAACCCGGCGGTCGGCCTGGTGGTGCTCGACGAGCTGAATATTGCGCTCAAGTATGGCTATCTGGACGTCAACACCGTGGTGGCCGATCTGCTCGCCCGCCCGGTCGACCAGCATGTGGTGGTCACCGGCCGCGCCGCGCCGCCCGAGCTGGTGGCTGCCGCCGACACGGTGACCGAGATGGGGCTCACCAAGCACGCCTTTGCCGCTGGCATACAGGCCATGGCCGGCATGGAATTCTGA
- a CDS encoding urease accessory protein UreD produces the protein MNAPLPRIAPPADTTAPAWQARLSLAFAQRGARTVLTRREHLGPLRLQKALYPEGEAICHGIVLHPPAGIAGGDQLHITAEVGPGAHALLTTPGAGKWYRSLGADGVLTQDLQVATGGVLEWLPQENIVFDRALARMNTRITLAPGATLIATDMTALGRHGGGERFDTGRLAQTLRIECDGRPLWLEQIRLHGSDPLLHATCGLAGRPVFGSLIAIGDGLDDALLAACRALPVTHGDGAITRLPDLLIARYVGERCEAGRAWFSQLWQLLRPALTGRDAQTPRIWNT, from the coding sequence ATGAACGCCCCGCTGCCCCGCATCGCCCCGCCCGCCGACACCACCGCGCCCGCCTGGCAGGCACGCCTGTCGCTGGCCTTTGCGCAGCGCGGGGCACGCACCGTGCTGACCCGGCGCGAGCACCTCGGCCCGCTGCGACTGCAAAAGGCGCTCTACCCGGAAGGCGAGGCCATCTGCCACGGCATCGTGCTGCATCCGCCGGCCGGCATCGCCGGTGGCGACCAGCTGCACATCACGGCCGAGGTCGGCCCCGGCGCCCACGCCCTGCTCACCACCCCCGGCGCCGGCAAGTGGTATCGCAGCCTGGGCGCCGACGGCGTGCTGACCCAGGACCTGCAGGTGGCCACTGGCGGCGTGCTCGAATGGCTGCCGCAGGAAAACATCGTCTTCGACCGCGCGCTGGCGCGCATGAATACCCGCATCACGCTCGCCCCCGGCGCCACGCTGATCGCCACCGACATGACGGCGCTCGGCCGCCACGGCGGCGGCGAGCGCTTCGACACCGGCCGTCTGGCCCAGACCCTGCGCATCGAATGCGACGGTCGGCCGCTGTGGCTTGAGCAGATCCGCCTGCACGGCAGCGATCCGCTGCTGCACGCGACCTGCGGCCTGGCCGGCCGACCGGTGTTCGGCAGCCTGATCGCCATCGGCGACGGCCTCGACGACGCCCTGCTCGCCGCCTGCCGCGCACTGCCGGTCACCCACGGCGACGGCGCCATCACCCGCCTGCCCGACCTGCTCATTGCCCGCTATGTCGGCGAGCGCTGCGAAGCCGGCCGCGCCTGGTTCAGCCAGCTGTGGCAGCTGCTGCGCCCCGCGCTGACCGGCCGCGACGCCCAAACCCCCCGTATCTGGAACACCTGA
- a CDS encoding urease subunit beta, which translates to MIPGEIDTQPGEIELNVGRATLTLEVTNTGDRPVQVGSHYHFFETNPALSFDRAVARGFRLNIAAGTAVRFEPGQLRTVELVALSGDRKVFGFNAQIMGDL; encoded by the coding sequence ATGATTCCCGGCGAAATCGACACCCAGCCCGGCGAGATCGAGCTCAACGTCGGCCGCGCAACGCTGACGCTCGAAGTCACCAACACCGGCGACCGGCCGGTGCAGGTGGGCTCGCACTACCACTTCTTCGAGACCAACCCGGCGCTCAGTTTCGACCGCGCGGTGGCCCGCGGCTTCCGCCTCAACATCGCCGCCGGCACCGCGGTGCGCTTCGAGCCGGGGCAGCTGCGCACGGTCGAACTGGTGGCGCTGAGCGGCGACAGGAAAGTCTTTGGCTTCAACGCGCAGATCATGGGGGACCTGTAA
- a CDS encoding ABC transporter ATP-binding protein — protein MTTTPLLEADGLAVQIGDRWICCDLSLRLMPGERLVLLGPNGAGKTTLLHTLAGLREAQRGEVRLQGRALAEWPGRELAQVRGVQPQSQPDWFAATVMETALVGRHPHLGRWAWESSDDLRIAHESLICMGLDHMGSRNILTLSGGERQRLAIASLLAQQPELYLLDEPLSHLDLHYQVAVLAHFSALARAGAGVVMVLHDLNLAARFADHVVLLDGSGKMVSGTADAVLQADVLSAAFGHPLRRHVIEGQVAFLIE, from the coding sequence ATGACAACGACCCCCTTGCTCGAGGCCGACGGCCTGGCGGTGCAGATCGGCGATCGCTGGATCTGCTGCGACCTGTCGCTGCGCCTGATGCCCGGCGAACGGCTGGTGCTGCTCGGCCCCAATGGCGCGGGCAAGACGACCTTGCTGCACACCCTGGCCGGCCTGCGCGAGGCGCAGCGTGGCGAGGTGCGCCTGCAGGGGCGGGCGCTGGCCGAGTGGCCGGGGCGTGAGCTGGCGCAGGTGCGCGGCGTGCAGCCGCAGTCCCAGCCCGACTGGTTCGCCGCCACGGTGATGGAGACCGCGCTGGTCGGTCGCCATCCGCACCTGGGCCGCTGGGCGTGGGAGAGCAGCGACGATCTGCGCATTGCGCATGAATCATTGATCTGCATGGGTCTCGATCACATGGGGTCGCGTAATATCCTCACCCTGTCGGGCGGCGAGCGGCAGCGCCTGGCCATTGCCAGCCTGCTGGCGCAGCAGCCCGAGCTGTATCTGCTCGACGAGCCGCTGTCGCACCTCGACCTGCATTACCAGGTGGCGGTGCTGGCGCATTTCTCGGCGTTGGCGCGGGCCGGCGCCGGGGTGGTGATGGTGCTGCACGACCTGAACCTGGCGGCGCGCTTTGCCGACCATGTGGTGCTGCTCGACGGCAGCGGCAAGATGGTGTCCGGCACGGCCGACGCGGTGCTGCAGGCCGATGTATTGAGCGCGGCGTTCGGGCATCCGCTCCGCCGTCATGTGATCGAGGGCCAGGTGGCCTTCCTGATTGAATGA